In Flavobacterium sp. GSB-24, the genomic window TTTACTTATATTACTTATATGGTTTAAAACAGATAATATGTTTAGCGATTCAGTTAAATTATTATTTTTGCCAAACAAATATCAAACAAAAATTTTATGCTCATTATTGGAATTGCAGGAGGAACAGGAAGTGGAAAAACCACAGTAGTACACCAAATTATGAATGAATTGCCACACACCGAAGTTGGGGTGATTTCTCAAGATTCGTACTATAAAGAAACAACCAATTTGTCTTTTGACGAAAGAGCATTAATTAATTTTGACCACCCGCGCGCTATCGATTTTGAATTGTTAGAAAAACATTTAAAAGCTTTAAAAGCTGGAGAAACAATCGATCAGCCTGTTTATTCTTTTGTACAGCACAATAGAACAGATGACACGGTTTCAACTCATCCTCGAAAAGTGATGATTGTAGAAGGAATTCTTATTTTAACAAATCCAGAATTACGTGAAATGTTCGATATTAAAATCTTCGTTCACGCAGATTCTGATGAAAGATTAATTCGTCGTCTAAAAAGAGATATTTCAGAACGCGGACGTGATATTGACGAAGTTTTAAACCGTTACCAAACGACTTTAAAGCCTATGCACGAGCAATTTATCGAGCCGTCTAAAGCTTTTGCAGACATTATTATCCCTAATGACAAATACAATACAGTAGCAATTGATGTAGTTCGTGCAGTAATTAATCAGCGAATTTCATAATTTTTATCGTAAATTTAAACCATAATAATAAGGAGCTGTTTCCCGCTATTCGTTACAATCTTTTGTGTCTCGTTAAAGAAACGAGACACAAAAGGATTTTCACTGCTATCGGGGCTAAACAACACCAATCATATTCAAAACAATATTCGTTTAAAAATGAAATTAAAAAATCCATATAAAGACAAAAAATGGTTCAAATACCTTGGAAACAAATACGTTTGGGTTTTGCTGTTTTTTATTGTTTGGATGTTATTTTTAGACAATTACTCTTATTTTGATCATCGCTTTTTAGATCAGCAAATAAATGAACTTCAGGATAATAAAAAGTATTATCAGGAAGAAATCAAAAAAGATCAGGAACAGATCAAGCAATTAAAAAATCCAGAACAAATTGAGAAATACGCCCGTGAAAAGTATTTCATGAAAAAAGACAGCGAAGATATCTACATCATACAATTTGAAGGAGACACTATTCCAGAAAAAGAATAATCAAAAAAAATAAAATGGCCACTAACCTATTCGACGATTTTAATCCGATTTCATCCAAACAATGGAAACAAAAAATTCAGTTTGAATTAGATGGAGCCGATTATAATCAAACTGTTATTTGGAATTCGCCAGAAGATATTCAGGTAAAACCTTTCTATCACAACGATGAATTCACCAAAGCAGCTAATGTAAATACTCAGGCATCAGATTTTAAAATCTGCCAGAATATCTTTGTTTATGATGTCGATAAATCTATCGAACGAGCTTTAAACACATTACAAAGAGGTGCAGAGAGTCTTCGTTTTACTATAGAAAATGACAAAATTGATATTCAAAAATTACTAGAGGATCTTCCTTTAGAAAACAAAATCGTTTACTTTAATTTCAATTTTATCTCAATCGATTTCGTTAAAAAATTAGATACAATTTCAATCCAAAAAAAGGCTTATTTTTATTGCAATTTTGATCCTATTGGACAATTAGCACGCGACGGAAATTGGTTTACAACTTCAGAGAAAAATAATTTTGAAACTTTAGATTTACTATTTAAAAATACAACCAACTTAAATCTCTTAAGCGTAGATGTAGGTTTATATCAAAATTCGGGTGCAAATATTACCCAGCAGATTGCATACAGTCTAGCGCATGCTAACGAATACCTGAATCGTTTTTCTGAATTAACGAAACCAATTGTTTTTCAAATCTCTGTTGGAACCAATTATTTCTTCGAAATTGCAAAACTTCGCGCACTTAGAATGCTTTTCGATTTAATAGCTAAAGAATACAATTCTAAAATAAAATGCCATTTTTTGGTAACGCCGACAAAACGAAATAAAACGATTTACGATTATAATGTTAACATGCTTCGTACAACAACAGAATGCATGTCGGCAATTTTAGGAGGTGCAGATGCAATTGCTAATTTGCCATACGATGCCTTGTATCACAAAGACAATGAATTTGGAGACCGCATCGCCAGAAACCAGCTTTTGATTTTAAAACACGAAAGCTATTTTGACAAAGTAAATAATCCAGCTGATGGAAGTTATTATATCGAAAGTTTAACGATGCAGCTCGCCGAAAAAGCTTTAACCTTGTTTAAAGATGTTGAAGCTAATGGAGGTTTCTTGAAGCTTTTAAATGATGGAACAATCAAAAAGAAAATTCAGGAAAGCGCCAATAAAGAACAGGAATTATTTGATTCTAAAAAGGAAATTCTTTTAGGAACAAATAAATATCCGAACAAAGAAGACAGAATGAAGCATGATTTAGAACTGTTCCCTTTTGTCAAAATCAAACCAAGAAAAACATTAATTACGCCCATAATCGAAAAAAGACTTTCAGAAAAAATGGAACAGGAACGATTAGAACAAGAATAAGATGGGAATTTATTTTGTTATCTTTTGGATATTATCATTAGTGATGGTAGTCACTTGTCTAATTTTTTTCATAATCGGAATTACATATAAAAACTATAAACAGATTTTGATAGCACTCACAACAATGCTTTTAGCTATATTATTTTACTTCTTACCATATTATTTGATAATGAAAGACGTAATTAAAGCTCTCAAAAGACTTCATTAGTCATACAATACAAAATGAGAAAAGACCTTAAACATATAAAGTTGGAAGTTAAAAGTGAAGAGCTAAGCGAACCAACGCATAACCCAGAAGACTTAGAACAAAACTTCACTACTGCGGAAGGAATTGAGATTAAAAAAACTTATTCTGAAAAGGATATCGAAGATTTAGAATTTCTTGATTTCGGAGCTGGTTTTGCACCTAATTTACGCGGTCCATATGCAACAATGTATGTACGACGCCCGTGGACGATACGTCAATATGCTGGATTTTCTACTGCGGAAGAAAGTAACGCTTTTTACAGAAAGAATTTAGCAGCAGGTCAAAAAGGACTTTCAATAGCTTTTGATTTACCTACACACCGCGGGTACGATTCTGACCATGAAAGAGTTGTGGGTGACGTTGGAAAAGCCGGCGTTGCAATAGATTCTGTTGAAGATATGAAAGTGCTTTTTGACCAGATTCCACTTGATGAAATGTCGGTTTCAATGACGATGAATGGAGCCGTTTTACCCATTATGGCTTTTTATATTGTCGCTGCAGAAGAACAAGGGGTTGCTCCAGAAAAATTGGCAGGAACAATTCAAAATGATATTTTGAAAGAGTTCATGGTACGAAACACCTATATCTACCCTCCTGCTCCTTCGATGAAAATAATTGCTGATATTTTTGAATTTACTAGCAAAAAAATGCCAAAATTCAATTCTATCTCTATTTCTGGTTATCATATGCAGGAAGCTGGAGCCACTGCCGATATTGAATTGGCCTACACTTTAGCAGATGGTTTAGAATACATTCGAACAGGATTATCAACAGGAATGACAATTGATGAATTTGCTCCGAGGCTATCTTTCTTTTGGGCAATCGGGATGAACCATTTTATGGAAATTGCAAAAATGAGAGCCGGCCGAATGATCTGGGCAAAATTGTTACAGCAGTTTAATCCGAAAAGTGACAAATCTTTGGCTTTAAGAACACACTGTCAAACTAGCGGCTGGAGTTTAACCGAACAAGATCCGTTTAATAATGTTGCCCGAACTTGTATTGAAGCTGCTGCAGCCGTTTTTGGAGGCACACAATCGCTTCATACCAATGCCTTAGATGAGGCAATTGCGCTTCCAACAGATTTCTCCGCAAGAATTGCTCGTAATACTCAAATTTTTCTTCAGGAGGAAACTAAGATTACTAAAACAGTTGATCCGTGGGCTGGAAGTTATTATGTGGAAAGTTTAACTAATGACATCACAGAAAAAACTTGGAAATTAATTGAGGAAGTTGAGGAATTAGGCGGCATGACTAAGGCAATTGAAGCTGGAATTCCCAAACTTCGAATTGAAGAAGCCGCCGCAAGAAAACAAGCGCGTATCGACAGCGGACAGGATATTATTGTGGGTGTGAATCAATATCGATTGGAAAAAGAAGATCCGTTAGATATTTTGGATGTTGATAACCAATTGGTTCGAAAACAGCAGGTCGAACGATTAGAAGAAATAAAAAGAACAAGGAATACGGAAAAAGTAAATAATTCACTAGAAAAACTAATCCTTTGTGCACAAACAGGACAGGGAAACTTATTAGAAAATGCAATTGAAGCCGCTAGAAACAGAGCAACATTGGGCGAAATTAGTAATGCATTGGAAACTGTTTTTGGTCGGTTTAAAGCACAAATCAAATCTTTTAGCGGTGTGTATAGTGCAGCAATAAAAAATGACGAAAATTTTGAGCGGGCAAAACAACTAGCTGATGTTTTTGCTAAACAAGAAGGTAGACGACCTAGAATTATGATTGCAAAAATGGGTCAGGACGGCCACGACCGAGGTGCAAAAGTAGTCGCAACAGGTTATGCCGATGTTGGTTTTGACGTTGATATTGGTCCGTTATTTCAAACTCCAGCTGAAGCAGCGAAACAAGCTGTAGAAAATGATGTGCATATTTTAGGAGTTTCTTCACTTGCAGCCGGTCATAAAACATTGGTCCCGCAGGTTATAGAAGAATTAAAAAAACATGGCCGTGATGATATTATGGTAATTGTAGGCGGTGTTATTCCGTCTCAGGACTATCAATTTTTGTTTGATGCGGGAGCTGCTGCCGTGTTTGGTCCTGGAACTAAAATCAGTGAAGCTGCTATTAAAATCTTGGAGGCCTTGATTGAGTAAGTTTTTTAGTCTCAGTCTCGGTTTTCAGTTATTAGGGGATGTTGATGAAAAAATTCTTAAGGTTTTATAGTATTACTTAAGGCTGATTGAAGAGATAAAAATAGAAAAAGAGGTTGTTTCACAATTATGAAATAACCTCTTTTAATTTAGTCGTTAACTGTTGCGTTACTATCTGCTTCTATAAAAGAAAGATCGTAACCTGCAAAATCTCTCATATAACTTTTCAAAGAAGTTCCGAAAGCATCTCTAAAATGTCTGCTTCCTTTGTTTTTGAAAAAATTCTTTACAGAACCTGCACCGCCTAAATGGGCTGCAGCTAAAATTCCAGATTCGGTAATTTCAATACCGCTGATGATTTTGCCTTCATACTTTTCAATTTCATTGCGTAAAATCCATTTGTTTTTGGCCAATAAAGCCATGAAAGCTTTTTCTTGTAGGGCAGGATCTTTTAAAAAGGCTTTATTATCATTAATTCCGATTGCTCTTAAAGCTTTAGAACCAAATTGATATTTACCCATGTAACCAAGAGAATTTACTAATCTGTATTTCCCTTGAGATTCTTTAAAAGCAACTGCTTCTTTAAAACCTATTAGATGATTTCCTGTGTATGGGACGTTGGTGTTTGGATAATCATCCTTTTCTTTAGATGGAAAAATATATTCTGATCCATCTGTTTTTTCAATTGAAAACCAAGGTTTGGTTTCGTGGTTAGAGGGAATAAATCCCAAACTTAAAAATGTAATAATAACGACTAAACTCGCATAAAAATACCATTTCTTTATCATAAATTGTTTTTCTTCAAGACTCTGTCACCCTCTTGAAATTTCTACGGTGCAAAGATAAGGCATTTTAAAAATATGCTATAAATCAACGTTTTAACATTTTTATCAAAAAACTCAAAATTGCTTTCGTCCCAGTTATAATAATGGATTCCAAAAGTTTTATCGAGTGATTTTTTACCTTCATAAATTGAATTTTAAGCTCAAAAAAAATCAAATTTTATATTAATTTTAAGTAAAAAAGGCTAAAAAGAAAGAAATAGATTACAATTATTTACTAGTTCTTATCCAAATTTTGAAAACTACTTTTTGAATTTTATAAAATTTTACATTAAAAAATGTTTATTTCTTTACTAAACAGAACAAAAAAATGGTCAAAATAGTAATTTGATATTTCTAAGTTCGAAATCACTTTTTCAATCAAAAATTACAAACAAAAAAACCGAAGTAAATTTACTTCGGTTTTTGAATACTTTAAAAAATGTAAATTATCTTGTTACACCCTGACTAGCGATCCAGTCAGAATATTTCTTTGCATTTACATTATGTTCTGCCAATGTTGCCGCAAATTCATGATATCCGAAACGCTCTACACTTGCACAGAAATAAATATAATCGTTTTTCTCTGGATTTAAAACTGCTTCTAACGCTGTAATATCAGGCATAGCGATTGGTCCTGGAGGAAGTCCTTTATTTACATAAGTATTATACGGAGATCTCATTACCAAATCGTTATAAAAAACTCTTTTAATAACTTGATCAAAATTATTGTCTCTTAATTTCAATGCATAAATAACAGTTGGATCTGCCTGTAATGGCATTTCTAGACGAAGTCGGTTTAAGTAAACACCAGCAATACGCGGTCTTTCATCTTTTTTAACTGACTCTTTATGAACAATAGATGCCAAAATCGTAGCTTGAACAGGAGTTAATCCTTGCGCTTTTGCTTTAGCAATTCTATCAGCTGTCCAGAAATTATTGTATTCCTTAATCATTTTATCACGAAACTTCTCTGCCGAAGTATTCCAATAGATTTCATAAGTATTTGGAATAAACATGGCAAAAACATTATCTTCATTAAAACCATTTGCTGCTAAGAAAGTAGAATCTTTTATGGCTTTTAATAATGATAAACTGTCTGCTTCTATTTCTGAACCAATTCTTCCGGCAAAATTCTCTAAACGTTCTTGATTATTAAAAACCAATTTCACTGGAATATTAGAACGCATTGCTCGTACTAGATCAATATTGTTCATGTCTTTCTTTAAAAGAAAACGTCCAGATTTTACATTTTCTGGATAATCTCTCTTTTCGGCAACCATTTCAAAATTGTCGAAATTTTTGATGTAAGGCGATAATATCTTTTTTACATCAGCATAAGTTGCATCTGTAGGTACATATACATATAATTCTTTTTCTTCAAACTTAGTATTAGAACTAAAAATTTTACTGATTAAAATAAAACCATAAATCATTAAGACTGAAATTACGGCTACGGCACTTATTGTGATAATTTTTTTTAGAGTCAAAGCTTAAAATTTAAATTTGTTTATTAATTAATTGAAAAATTGCTTCATCTTGATAGTGGTTATGATACAAGATCCAATCTTTCTTTATTCCGATTTTCTTAAAACCAAATTTAGTAAAAAGTGCAAGACTAGCTACATTTTGTACACCAATATTTGCATACAATTGATGGAGATTTAAATTATAAAAGGAATACTTTATTAAAAGTTCTAGAGCCTCAGAACCAATATTTTTTCCTTGATTTTCTTCTTTCTGAATAACAATCCCAATTCCTGCCCTATTATTTCTAGGATCAAAATCAAATAAATCAATTAATCCAACAGCAGGAAAATCTTCATCCTGACAGATTGCCAAACGAAGTTGTTTTGCTTCATAAATATCTTGATGGGCATTTTCTAAATATTGTTTAATCAAAAAACGGCTGTAAGGCGTTTGCGTATTGCTAACTTCCCAGATATTCTCATCATTTTCTATCGAATAGATGAACTCTAAATCTTGAGGCTCAAGTGCACGCAGATAAATGGAATCTCCTTTTAATGTTATCATTTACAATTTTAGATTTTAGAATGTCGATTGGAATTTGGGATTTAAAAAATTGGTATTTATTATATTAAATCTCGATTGTTCCTTTAAAAACAAATTTTGCAGGTCCGGTTAAGAAAACATTTGTGTAACCATCATTTTCTTTATCAAAAGAAACGACAAGTTTTCCACCTTCAACATTTAAATTAATTGAGGTTTTATCTGTTTCGCCAATTGCATTCATCGCTATTGCAACTGCAGTTGCTCCCGTTCCACATGCCAATGTTTCGTCTTCAACACCTCTTTCATACGTTCTCAAAGAAAAAGTATCATTATCAACTTTTTTTACAAAATTGATGTTGCTGCCTTTTTCTCCGTATAATTCTCCATAACGAATTGCTGCGCCATTTTCTTTTACATTATAGTGTTCCAAATCGTCTACAAT contains:
- the mltG gene encoding endolytic transglycosylase MltG, coding for MTLKKIITISAVAVISVLMIYGFILISKIFSSNTKFEEKELYVYVPTDATYADVKKILSPYIKNFDNFEMVAEKRDYPENVKSGRFLLKKDMNNIDLVRAMRSNIPVKLVFNNQERLENFAGRIGSEIEADSLSLLKAIKDSTFLAANGFNEDNVFAMFIPNTYEIYWNTSAEKFRDKMIKEYNNFWTADRIAKAKAQGLTPVQATILASIVHKESVKKDERPRIAGVYLNRLRLEMPLQADPTVIYALKLRDNNFDQVIKRVFYNDLVMRSPYNTYVNKGLPPGPIAMPDITALEAVLNPEKNDYIYFCASVERFGYHEFAATLAEHNVNAKKYSDWIASQGVTR
- the scpA gene encoding methylmalonyl-CoA mutase produces the protein MRKDLKHIKLEVKSEELSEPTHNPEDLEQNFTTAEGIEIKKTYSEKDIEDLEFLDFGAGFAPNLRGPYATMYVRRPWTIRQYAGFSTAEESNAFYRKNLAAGQKGLSIAFDLPTHRGYDSDHERVVGDVGKAGVAIDSVEDMKVLFDQIPLDEMSVSMTMNGAVLPIMAFYIVAAEEQGVAPEKLAGTIQNDILKEFMVRNTYIYPPAPSMKIIADIFEFTSKKMPKFNSISISGYHMQEAGATADIELAYTLADGLEYIRTGLSTGMTIDEFAPRLSFFWAIGMNHFMEIAKMRAGRMIWAKLLQQFNPKSDKSLALRTHCQTSGWSLTEQDPFNNVARTCIEAAAAVFGGTQSLHTNALDEAIALPTDFSARIARNTQIFLQEETKITKTVDPWAGSYYVESLTNDITEKTWKLIEEVEELGGMTKAIEAGIPKLRIEEAAARKQARIDSGQDIIVGVNQYRLEKEDPLDILDVDNQLVRKQQVERLEEIKRTRNTEKVNNSLEKLILCAQTGQGNLLENAIEAARNRATLGEISNALETVFGRFKAQIKSFSGVYSAAIKNDENFERAKQLADVFAKQEGRRPRIMIAKMGQDGHDRGAKVVATGYADVGFDVDIGPLFQTPAEAAKQAVENDVHILGVSSLAAGHKTLVPQVIEELKKHGRDDIMVIVGGVIPSQDYQFLFDAGAAAVFGPGTKISEAAIKILEALIE
- a CDS encoding septum formation initiator family protein, with protein sequence MKLKNPYKDKKWFKYLGNKYVWVLLFFIVWMLFLDNYSYFDHRFLDQQINELQDNKKYYQEEIKKDQEQIKQLKNPEQIEKYAREKYFMKKDSEDIYIIQFEGDTIPEKE
- a CDS encoding GNAT family protein, giving the protein MITLKGDSIYLRALEPQDLEFIYSIENDENIWEVSNTQTPYSRFLIKQYLENAHQDIYEAKQLRLAICQDEDFPAVGLIDLFDFDPRNNRAGIGIVIQKEENQGKNIGSEALELLIKYSFYNLNLHQLYANIGVQNVASLALFTKFGFKKIGIKKDWILYHNHYQDEAIFQLINKQI
- the udk gene encoding uridine kinase encodes the protein MLIIGIAGGTGSGKTTVVHQIMNELPHTEVGVISQDSYYKETTNLSFDERALINFDHPRAIDFELLEKHLKALKAGETIDQPVYSFVQHNRTDDTVSTHPRKVMIVEGILILTNPELREMFDIKIFVHADSDERLIRRLKRDISERGRDIDEVLNRYQTTLKPMHEQFIEPSKAFADIIIPNDKYNTVAIDVVRAVINQRIS
- a CDS encoding methylmalonyl-CoA mutase subunit beta, whose translation is MATNLFDDFNPISSKQWKQKIQFELDGADYNQTVIWNSPEDIQVKPFYHNDEFTKAANVNTQASDFKICQNIFVYDVDKSIERALNTLQRGAESLRFTIENDKIDIQKLLEDLPLENKIVYFNFNFISIDFVKKLDTISIQKKAYFYCNFDPIGQLARDGNWFTTSEKNNFETLDLLFKNTTNLNLLSVDVGLYQNSGANITQQIAYSLAHANEYLNRFSELTKPIVFQISVGTNYFFEIAKLRALRMLFDLIAKEYNSKIKCHFLVTPTKRNKTIYDYNVNMLRTTTECMSAILGGADAIANLPYDALYHKDNEFGDRIARNQLLILKHESYFDKVNNPADGSYYIESLTMQLAEKALTLFKDVEANGGFLKLLNDGTIKKKIQESANKEQELFDSKKEILLGTNKYPNKEDRMKHDLELFPFVKIKPRKTLITPIIEKRLSEKMEQERLEQE